A DNA window from Jaculus jaculus isolate mJacJac1 chromosome 1, mJacJac1.mat.Y.cur, whole genome shotgun sequence contains the following coding sequences:
- the Fadd gene encoding FAS-associated death domain protein — protein MDPFLVLLHSLSTSLSSSELTELKFLCRGRVGKRKLELVQSGLDLFSVLLEQNELEPKRPELLRELLGSLRRHDLLRRLDDFEAGAAPGEEDLRWAFDIVCDNVGRDWRRLARQLKVSDAKIDGIEERYPRNLSERLREALRMWKNTEKENATAAQLVHALRACRLNLVADLVEDAQPVPGAVNESGAMSPMQWDPTVSSSEAP, from the exons ATGGACCCATTCCTGGTGCTGCTGCACTCGTTGTCCACCAGCCTGTCGAGCAGCGAGCTGACGGAGCTCAAGTTCCTGTGCCGCGGGCGCGTGGGCAAGCGGAAGCTGGAGCTCGTGCAGAGCGGCCTGGACCTGTTCTCCGTGCTGCTGGAGCAAAATGAGCTGGAGCCCAAGCGCCCTGAGCTGCTGCGCGAGCTCCTGGGCTCCCTGCGGCGCCACGACCTGCTGCGGCGGCTGGACGACTTCGAGGCCGGGGCGGCGCCGGGGGAGGAAG ACCTGCGGTGGGCCTTTGACATCGTGTGTGACAACgtgggcagagactggagaagacTGGCCCGCCAGCTTAAGGTGTCTGATGCCAAGATTGATGGCATTGAGGAGAGGTACCCCCGAAACCTGAGCGAGCGGCTGAGGGAGGCACTGCGGATGTGGAAGAATACCGAGAAGGAAAATGCCACAGCGGCCCAGCTGGTGCATGCGCTCCGGGCTTGCCGGCTGAACCTGGTAGCCGACCTGGTAGAGGATGCTCAGCCAGTGCCTGGGGCTGTGAATGAGAGTGGGGCTATGTCACCCATGCAGTGGGACCCAACTGTGTCCTCCTCGGAAGCACCCTGA